The Bosea sp. 685 DNA window CCGCCGTCATCGCGCGCCTGCCTTGCGTCTGGAGTCCTGCGCGGGGGCGGCCTCGATCGGGAATTGCTGGCGGACCTGCTGCTTCCAGAAGGCCAGCATCTCCTGATAATAGGCGGGGTCGTTGGGGCGCAGCACCGTCTGGCTGATCATGCCGCGCACCAGGCACATCGTTGCGTTCATGACGATGCGGGTATGGTCGGGGTCGACGCCGGTGCGGGCCGCGAGCGCCGTCCAGATCGCGTCGAGACCGGCGTGGAAATCGCGCACGGTGGGGATGAGGTCGGCTCTGAAGTCGGGATTGTGCCGGGCTTCGGGCAGATACTCCATCGTGACGTAGAACAGCCGGTCGTCCATCATCTGCCAGATGTAGTCGACGATCTCGTCGCTGGAGCCGCCGCGGGCAATGAAATCCTCGGCGAAGCGGTGCAGGTCGCGAGTGGTCTTGCTGAGCATGTCGGCGACGGAGACGCTGATGATCGCCTCGCGGGTGGTGAAATGATGCGTCAGCGCGCCGCGTGAAACACCGGCCTGGCGGGCGATCTCCGGGGTGGTGGTGCGGGCGAGGCCCCGATCATGCAGCAGGTCGATCGTGGCGTTCATCAGCCGCGTCGAGGTTTCCGCGCTGCGTTCCTTTTGGGATCGTCTTTTACCGGTTCCGCTCACGCCAAGCCTCAACCCCACAGGATGGGCGAAAGCTGCGACTCGTTTTGCAAACAGTCAAGCATGTTTCTTATGCTCCCGTGCCTGGATAGGAGGCGTGTGTGGAGATGTCGTGGGATCAAGCGGTTCGGATCGTCAGAGGCTGAAAATCCGCCCCCAACCAGCGGCGGCTGAGCTCGTCTCGACGCCGGCTGCCCTGAGCGCGGCCCAGACACCGGCTGCCGCCGAATCGATGACGGGCAGGTCGGTCTCCGCCTCGAGCATGGCTGCGACGGGGGCGCCGTTGAAATTGGTGCAGAAGATGACGATCGCCTCGGCTGCCCCCTCCGCCGCGGCCGCCCGCGCCATCGCGGCGATCTCGCCTGGCAGCACCGCGCCATAGGAGAGATTGTCGCTCAGGCCGGCATGGCGCTCGGCGGTAACGGCAAAGCCCTTGGCGGTGAAATTGGCGACGCTCCGCGCTTGAGCGGCCGTGGTGTAGGGCGTGATCAGCGCGATGCGCTGTGCGTTTAGTCGCCGCAGCGCATCGAGCGTCGCCAAGGCCGATGTCACGGCGGGCAGTCCGGTCCGTGCGGTGATGTCGGCGCAGAGCCGTTCGTCGATGTCGAAGCCGTAATCGCCGCCCTTCGAGCCGTTCCAGCAGATCGCGGCAGGCTCGGCATGGCTCAGCAAGTCCGCCGCCTGCAGCATCACCGGCCAGTCATAGGGATTGGCCGCGATCTGGTCGGGGCTGGTGTTGCCGAAGACGGGGATGCGCGTGAACAGGGGCGTCACGCCCGCCAGCGTGGTGCAGATCGCTTGCGTCACACGCTCGACCGTGCGGTTGCCCGAGGGCGTGATCGTGCCGATGGCGATGTCGCTTTGCATGACTCCAGAGCATTGCGCGAAAAAGTGGGTACCGGTTTTTCGCATGAGCAATGCTCTAAATTTTGGAATCGATCACGTCGCATTCGGACGGAACCGTCCGAATGCGACGTGATCTAATGCAGCAAGATGCAGGCCAGCCGCCCGAGATGATGTTCAGCCCAGCGGGGCGACGGCGCAGCTTTGGCCGCCATCGACCGGCAGGCAGACGCCGGTGATGAACTGGGCTTCGTCGGAAGCGAGGAAGACGGCGGCGTTGGCGACGTCCCAGGCGGTGCCCATCTTGCCGAGCGGCACCGAGGCGTTGCGCGCCGCGACCATCTCCTCGACCGAGGCGTACTGGCTGGAGATCTGCTTGTAGATCAATGGCGTGTCGATCATGCCGGGCATGATGCAATTGGCGCGGATGCCTTGCCTTGCATATTGCATGGCGAGGCCGAGCGTCGCCTGGTTCACGGCCGCCTTGGTCGCGTAATAGGCGAAATAAGGGTAGCCGGTCCAACGGATCGCCGCGAGCGAGGAGATGTTGACGATCGCGCCGCCGCCGGCCTTCAGCATATGCGGGATCACCGCCTTGGAGCAGCGGAAGACCGGGCCGAGATTGAGGTCGACCGCCGCCTTGAACTGCTCTTCGCTGAGTTCGACCGGGCCGCCCATATGGGTGATGCCGACGTTGTTGTGCAGGATGTCGATGCGGCCGAAGCGGGTCATGGTCGCGGCGACGGCTGCGTCGATCGAGCCCTGCTGCGTCACATCGGCGGCAAGCGCGATGGCGACGCCGCCTTCTGCGGCGATGATGCCGGCGGTCTCGTCGGCTGCGGCCTGGCTGATGTCGATGCAGGCAACGCGGGCGCCTTCGCGGGCGAAGGCGACGGCTGCGGCCTTGCCATTGCCCCAGCCCGGCCCTGACGAGCCGGCGCCGAAGACGATGGCGATCTTGCTCTTCAGGCGGTCGGCCATCACAGGAATCCGATCGAGAACCAGGGCACCGCTGCGACGATGATCAGGCCGATCAGCAGGGCCAGCATATAGCCCCAGATCGGGCCGATGCCCTCGTCGGGATTGACCTTGCCGATGGC harbors:
- a CDS encoding helix-turn-helix domain-containing protein gives rise to the protein MNATIDLLHDRGLARTTTPEIARQAGVSRGALTHHFTTREAIISVSVADMLSKTTRDLHRFAEDFIARGGSSDEIVDYIWQMMDDRLFYVTMEYLPEARHNPDFRADLIPTVRDFHAGLDAIWTALAARTGVDPDHTRIVMNATMCLVRGMISQTVLRPNDPAYYQEMLAFWKQQVRQQFPIEAAPAQDSRRKAGAR
- a CDS encoding aspartate/glutamate racemase family protein, which produces MQSDIAIGTITPSGNRTVERVTQAICTTLAGVTPLFTRIPVFGNTSPDQIAANPYDWPVMLQAADLLSHAEPAAICWNGSKGGDYGFDIDERLCADITARTGLPAVTSALATLDALRRLNAQRIALITPYTTAAQARSVANFTAKGFAVTAERHAGLSDNLSYGAVLPGEIAAMARAAAAEGAAEAIVIFCTNFNGAPVAAMLEAETDLPVIDSAAAGVWAALRAAGVETSSAAAGWGRIFSL
- a CDS encoding SDR family oxidoreductase; amino-acid sequence: MADRLKSKIAIVFGAGSSGPGWGNGKAAAVAFAREGARVACIDISQAAADETAGIIAAEGGVAIALAADVTQQGSIDAAVAATMTRFGRIDILHNNVGITHMGGPVELSEEQFKAAVDLNLGPVFRCSKAVIPHMLKAGGGAIVNISSLAAIRWTGYPYFAYYATKAAVNQATLGLAMQYARQGIRANCIMPGMIDTPLIYKQISSQYASVEEMVAARNASVPLGKMGTAWDVANAAVFLASDEAQFITGVCLPVDGGQSCAVAPLG